The Candidatus Malacoplasma girerdii genome has a segment encoding these proteins:
- the secY gene encoding preprotein translocase subunit SecY: MIKKPDTFNVKANYKSKRDALKANKAWYSQMKQFYKSEYQNEIKDPSSSYSQQGHFFDQYLDNLKQLKKDFKLNKININNTYLSPKKALKIKQQQFTNNRDTFAKKLVELFTNKQVLGGVLFTILLLSLFHIISIITIPGITVPSKYDNSSDFTSMLNLLAGGGLTRMSLFAVGVGPYITAQIIVQLLSSDLIPALSRLNKQGERGKRKLEVITRILNLPLCLIQSYAVMAMILNLNSSGSSDTFQIFGHTSLGDLSAGEIISLMVIFTGGSYLTIFLGDMITKRGVGNGISVIILAGILSNLFGNFQAVLGAISSKVSPTQAGYVLSVVLLFIIYLIFYFLVLLVITFVNSCIRKIPVQQTGQGLTSETKNLPYLPIKLNSAGVIPVIFASSIITIPSTIAQFLKEGTGKWFIQNYLTLSSWSGISIYAILIILFTFFYSYVQINPPQLAENFEKSGKFIPGVKTGIDTEKHVSKVLARVNWMGSIFLAVIASLPYIVSNITNIPSGIAIGGTGIIIIVSASIEIWNSIKSAATTTGYEITRNKIQANYYEESDTIKNPKVEELW, from the coding sequence ATGATCAAAAAACCAGACACTTTTAATGTTAAAGCCAATTACAAATCAAAACGTGATGCATTAAAAGCCAATAAAGCTTGGTATTCACAAATGAAACAATTTTATAAAAGTGAATATCAAAACGAAATTAAAGATCCTAGTTCGAGTTATAGTCAACAAGGACACTTTTTTGATCAATATTTAGATAATTTAAAGCAACTAAAAAAGGACTTTAAATTAAATAAAATCAACATTAATAACACATATTTAAGTCCAAAGAAAGCTTTAAAAATTAAACAACAACAATTTACTAATAATAGAGATACATTCGCTAAAAAACTTGTGGAATTATTTACTAACAAGCAAGTTTTAGGTGGAGTATTATTTACTATTTTATTATTGTCATTATTCCACATCATTTCAATTATCACGATTCCTGGAATTACAGTACCAAGCAAATATGATAACTCAAGTGACTTCACTTCAATGCTGAACTTGCTTGCGGGTGGAGGATTAACACGAATGTCATTATTTGCTGTTGGTGTCGGCCCATACATTACTGCGCAAATTATTGTGCAGTTATTGTCAAGTGATTTAATTCCAGCCTTAAGTCGATTAAACAAACAAGGTGAACGTGGCAAGAGAAAATTAGAAGTAATTACACGAATTTTAAATTTACCATTATGTTTAATTCAATCATATGCAGTCATGGCTATGATTCTTAACTTGAACAGTAGTGGAAGTAGTGACACTTTCCAAATTTTTGGACATACTAGCTTAGGTGATTTATCAGCTGGAGAAATAATTAGTTTAATGGTTATTTTTACAGGCGGAAGTTATTTAACTATTTTCCTTGGTGACATGATTACCAAACGTGGTGTTGGTAATGGAATTAGTGTCATTATTTTAGCAGGAATTTTATCGAATTTATTTGGTAACTTTCAAGCTGTTCTTGGAGCAATTTCTTCAAAAGTTTCACCGACTCAAGCTGGATATGTTCTTTCAGTTGTATTGCTATTTATTATTTATCTAATTTTCTACTTTTTAGTTTTATTAGTTATTACTTTTGTTAATAGCTGTATTCGTAAAATTCCTGTGCAACAAACAGGCCAAGGGTTAACAAGTGAAACTAAAAATTTACCTTATTTACCAATTAAGTTAAATAGTGCCGGGGTAATTCCGGTTATTTTTGCAAGTAGTATTATTACTATCCCTAGTACTATTGCTCAATTTTTAAAAGAAGGTACCGGTAAATGATTTATTCAAAATTATTTAACTTTAAGTTCATGAAGCGGAATTAGCATTTATGCCATTTTAATTATTCTCTTCACTTTCTTTTATTCATACGTGCAAATTAATCCGCCACAATTAGCTGAAAACTTTGAAAAGAGCGGTAAGTTTATTCCGGGAGTAAAAACAGGTATTGACACCGAAAAACATGTTAGTAAAGTATTAGCACGAGTTAACTGAATGGGTTCAATTTTCCTAGCAGTTATTGCTTCACTTCCTTATATTGTTTCTAATATTACCAACATTCCTAGTGGAATTGCCATTGGAGGAACAGGAATTATTATTATTGTTAGTGCTAGCATTGAAATTTGAAACTCAATTAAAAGTGCAGCGACAACAACAGGATATGAAATTACTAGAAATAAAATTCAAGCAAATTATTACGAAGAAAGCGATACAATTAAAAATCCAAAAGTAGAGGAATTATGATAA
- the adk gene encoding adenylate kinase — translation MIKKLPNIILLGSPGSGKGSLAKQLVDRLGYKHFSTGDLFRETMNKDTPLSKQIKETIARGDLISDDITNAMIKDYLVNAVKQNQHFILDGYPRNLKQAEFTASIVDIDKVIYIDIAEELAIKRISGRISCPKCKAVFNTYFTKPKEPGICDCCGTELIHRKDDNIESAKHRFDVYKEQTQPLINYYRKKNKLIGVIATENNNIYDDVIKIIK, via the coding sequence ATGATAAAAAAACTACCAAATATTATTCTTTTAGGTTCACCAGGTTCAGGCAAAGGTTCACTTGCTAAACAACTTGTTGATCGTCTTGGCTATAAACATTTTTCAACTGGTGATTTATTCAGAGAAACAATGAATAAAGACACACCACTTAGCAAACAAATTAAAGAAACAATTGCCCGTGGCGATTTAATTAGTGACGATATAACTAATGCCATGATTAAAGATTATTTAGTTAATGCTGTTAAACAAAATCAACATTTTATTTTAGATGGCTATCCACGTAATTTAAAACAAGCTGAATTCACTGCTAGTATTGTTGATATCGATAAAGTTATTTATATTGATATCGCTGAAGAACTAGCAATTAAACGAATTAGTGGAAGAATTAGTTGCCCAAAATGTAAAGCTGTTTTTAATACTTACTTTACTAAACCAAAAGAACCAGGAATTTGTGACTGTTGTGGAACTGAATTAATCCATCGAAAAGACGATAACATTGAAAGTGCTAAACACCGTTTCGATGTTTACAAAGAACAAACACAACCATTAATTAATTATTATCGTAAAAAAAATAAACTAATTGGCGTTATTGCTACTGAAAATAATAACATTTACGATGATGTAATTAAGATCATTAAATAA
- the map gene encoding methionine aminopeptidase — protein MIYLKSEEQIAGIKDACAIWKKVRSELLKFIRVGITTKAIDLKARELIISYGAIPTFYQLYNFPNNICICANHELIHGVASDYTLKENDLVTLDIGVTYKGYICDAAFSLILQPNTDQEKKQILKATYAALMQAIEIIKPGIYTGDIGYSIETTANKYGYEVIKDFTGHGCGIKPHEDPSIFNYGIPGTGTRLVPGMVLCLEPMLLTDSDEYVIDKKNKWTVTSKNKKLTCHFEHMVLVTENGNINLTYCEDEKHLINN, from the coding sequence ATGATTTATTTAAAAAGTGAAGAACAAATTGCTGGTATTAAAGATGCTTGTGCAATTTGGAAAAAAGTTCGAAGCGAGCTACTAAAATTCATTCGTGTGGGAATAACAACAAAAGCCATTGATTTAAAAGCAAGAGAGTTGATTATTTCATATGGTGCTATTCCCACTTTTTATCAACTCTATAATTTTCCCAACAACATTTGTATCTGTGCCAATCATGAATTGATTCATGGTGTAGCAAGCGACTACACTTTAAAAGAAAATGACCTAGTAACACTTGATATTGGTGTAACGTATAAAGGTTATATTTGTGATGCTGCATTTAGTTTAATTCTTCAGCCAAATACTGACCAGGAAAAAAAGCAAATTCTTAAAGCAACATATGCAGCTTTAATGCAGGCAATTGAAATCATTAAACCAGGAATTTATACTGGTGATATTGGTTATTCAATTGAAACTACAGCCAATAAATATGGTTATGAAGTAATTAAGGATTTTACAGGTCATGGATGTGGTATTAAACCACATGAAGACCCAAGTATTTTTAATTATGGAATTCCAGGTACAGGAACACGATTAGTTCCTGGAATGGTACTATGTCTTGAACCAATGCTATTAACTGATAGTGATGAATACGTAATTGACAAAAAGAATAAATGGACAGTAACTAGTAAAAATAAAAAACTTACATGTCATTTTGAACATATGGTTTTAGTTACTGAAAACGGAAATATTAATCTCACTTATTGTGAAGATGAAAAACATTTAATAAATAATTAG
- the infA gene encoding translation initiation factor IF-1, which translates to MASDVIQMNGVVTSVINNSTYKVKLQNNIEITAHVSGKMRLHRIQILQGDTVTVELSPYDLTCGRITFRGK; encoded by the coding sequence ATGGCATCTGATGTAATCCAAATGAATGGAGTTGTTACAAGTGTAATTAACAATTCCACTTATAAAGTTAAGTTGCAAAATAACATTGAAATAACCGCCCACGTATCTGGTAAAATGCGTCTTCATCGAATTCAGATTTTACAAGGTGATACAGTAACTGTTGAGTTAAGTCCATATGACTTAACATGTGGAAGAATTACTTTTAGAGGTAAATAG
- the rpmJ gene encoding 50S ribosomal protein L36, which produces MKVKASVKPICKDCKVIKRKGRVMVICKNPKHKQRQG; this is translated from the coding sequence ATGAAGGTTAAAGCTTCAGTAAAACCAATCTGCAAAGATTGTAAAGTAATTAAAAGAAAGGGACGTGTGATGGTGATTTGTAAAAATCCAAAGCACAAACAACGTCAAGGTTAA
- the rpsM gene encoding 30S ribosomal protein S13 has protein sequence MARILGVDIPNNKKIKTSLTYIYGIGDSRAMEICTKAKVDPEKRTGELTESELASIREVGIKFTIEGDLRRDTAMNIKRLMEINCYRGQRHRHNLPTRGQRTKSNARTRKGPRKTIANKKVETK, from the coding sequence ATGGCACGTATATTAGGTGTTGATATTCCAAACAATAAAAAAATCAAAACATCACTAACTTACATTTATGGAATTGGTGATTCTCGTGCAATGGAAATTTGCACAAAAGCAAAAGTTGATCCAGAAAAAAGAACCGGTGAATTAACTGAAAGTGAATTGGCTTCAATCCGAGAAGTTGGAATTAAGTTCACGATTGAAGGTGATTTACGTCGAGATACAGCAATGAACATTAAACGATTAATGGAAATTAATTGTTATCGTGGTCAAAGACACCGTCATAATTTACCAACTCGTGGCCAACGAACTAAATCAAATGCAAGAACTCGCAAAGGTCCACGTAAAACAATTGCAAACAAGAAAGTGGAAACAAAATAA
- the rpsK gene encoding 30S ribosomal protein S11: MADTKKKATTKKSSATTKARPKKKRKLTDVNGCAHIHSTVNNTIITMTDINGNCIAWSSAGAIGYKGSKKSTPYAAGLAAKEAAKAAMDLGLKSVKVFVNGTGQGKETAIRSIAAAGLEITELNDVTPLPHNGCRPPKKPR; encoded by the coding sequence ATGGCTGATACTAAGAAAAAAGCAACAACTAAAAAAAGTAGTGCAACTACTAAGGCTCGTCCAAAGAAAAAACGTAAATTGACCGATGTGAATGGATGTGCTCACATTCATTCAACTGTTAACAATACAATCATTACAATGACTGATATAAACGGTAACTGCATCGCTTGATCAAGCGCAGGAGCAATTGGATACAAAGGTAGTAAAAAATCAACTCCATATGCTGCTGGACTTGCGGCTAAAGAAGCAGCAAAAGCGGCAATGGATTTAGGATTAAAATCAGTAAAAGTGTTTGTTAATGGAACTGGTCAAGGAAAAGAAACAGCAATTCGTAGCATTGCTGCTGCAGGTCTAGAAATTACTGAATTAAATGATGTGACACCACTTCCACATAATGGTTGTCGGCCACCAAAAAAACCCCGTTAA
- the rpoA gene encoding RNA polymerase subunit alpha, giving the protein MEKFLKYTIQPVIDKKDANQAKFEIAPLERGMGNTLGNALRRTLLFDIPGASLFAIKINDVAHEFQGIDGIKEDVTQIILNLKGLVLKIDENAYSDEDLTNMKIEQWPVMKINVSGKKEVHGSDIELPAGFDIVNPDLYICSLTDDNAKLEMSLYATRGRGFTTFSVNHERINTLGIIATDSDFSPVLRVAYSVDSVKISKHQTSDRLVLDVITNGSVSPSNAVAFAAKALTEHLTPLIEIDSRVKEYQLMQEQIVKEKSQTLSIQIENINLSVRSYNCLKRAGIQTIEELTNRTRYEIEHIKNLGRKSMREIVRRLTEYGLNFREPTEEERIKQGGE; this is encoded by the coding sequence ATGGAAAAATTCTTAAAATATACAATTCAACCAGTAATTGATAAAAAGGATGCAAATCAAGCTAAATTTGAAATTGCTCCACTTGAACGAGGAATGGGGAATACCCTTGGAAATGCATTAAGACGTACCTTATTATTTGATATTCCTGGTGCAAGTTTATTTGCTATTAAAATCAATGATGTTGCTCATGAATTTCAAGGCATTGATGGTATTAAAGAAGATGTTACACAAATCATTTTAAACTTAAAAGGCTTAGTTCTTAAAATTGATGAAAATGCTTATAGTGATGAAGATCTAACAAACATGAAGATTGAACAATGACCAGTAATGAAAATTAACGTTTCTGGTAAAAAAGAAGTTCACGGAAGTGATATTGAGCTTCCTGCTGGATTTGACATTGTTAACCCAGATCTATACATCTGTAGTTTAACTGATGATAATGCCAAACTAGAAATGAGTTTATACGCAACACGAGGAAGAGGATTCACAACATTTAGTGTTAACCACGAACGAATTAATACATTAGGTATTATTGCTACTGATAGTGATTTCAGTCCAGTATTAAGAGTAGCATACAGTGTTGATAGCGTCAAAATTAGCAAACACCAAACTAGTGATCGACTAGTGCTTGATGTAATTACTAATGGAAGTGTTTCTCCTTCAAATGCGGTAGCATTTGCAGCGAAGGCATTAACTGAACACTTAACACCATTAATTGAAATTGATTCACGAGTAAAAGAATATCAATTGATGCAAGAACAAATTGTGAAAGAAAAAAGCCAAACACTTTCAATTCAAATTGAAAACATCAATTTATCAGTACGAAGTTACAACTGCTTAAAGCGTGCTGGTATTCAAACTATTGAAGAATTGACTAACCGTACACGTTATGAAATTGAGCACATTAAAAACCTTGGCCGTAAGTCAATGCGTGAAATTGTACGTCGATTAACTGAATATGGATTAAACTTCCGTGAACCAACTGAAGAAGAACGTATTAAACAAGGAGGCGAATAG
- the rplQ gene encoding 50S ribosomal protein L17 — protein MSFINKKGKTTAWRKMVIRQQVTDVIAYGKIITTITKAKETQKHVDKLITLAKNPTLFNIRRMHAIVLDNSKLTKDEVVKKAIEIAKKYKDRKGGYTSVLRVDERLGDNTSTALLRLV, from the coding sequence ATGTCTTTTATTAATAAAAAAGGAAAAACTACAGCTTGAAGAAAAATGGTAATTCGTCAACAAGTGACTGATGTAATTGCTTATGGAAAGATTATTACTACAATTACTAAAGCTAAAGAAACACAAAAACATGTTGATAAATTAATTACATTAGCTAAAAATCCAACTTTATTTAACATTCGTCGTATGCACGCAATTGTTTTAGACAACAGCAAATTAACAAAAGATGAAGTTGTAAAAAAAGCAATTGAAATTGCAAAAAAATATAAAGACCGTAAAGGTGGATATACAAGCGTGTTGCGTGTTGATGAACGTCTTGGTGACAACACTTCAACTGCATTATTAAGATTAGTGTAA